A genome region from Triticum aestivum cultivar Chinese Spring chromosome 2B, IWGSC CS RefSeq v2.1, whole genome shotgun sequence includes the following:
- the LOC123046137 gene encoding very-long-chain aldehyde decarbonylase GL1-7 → MATRPGPLTEWPWHWMGSFKYLVLAPAALHTAHRVVTSGWGDMDTAYTTMLPALLLRMIHNQIWISLSRHQTARRKHIIVDRGLEFEQVDRESSWDDQIILMTLFFYLAYATIPSVRLMPMWETKGAIIMALLHIGPVEFLYYWFHRALHHHFLYSRYHSHHHASIVTEPITSVIHPFAEILAYFVLFSIPMLIPIFMGYGSILGVVLYLAYIDFMNNMGHCNFEMLPKWIFQVVPPLKYLMYTPSYHSLHHTQFRTNYSLFMPFYDYIYNTMDKSTDELYERTLIGKEETPDVVHLTHITTLQSTYHLRVGIASIASKPSDNPVWYMWMIWPMAWLSMVLAWVYGSSAFVVESLKLKKFKMQTWVIPRYNFQYGLIRERESINKLIEKAILDADGRGVKVLSLGLLNQAKQLNGSGELFTNKYPELGVRLVDGSGLATAVVLKSIPSDTKRVFLCGGNSKVEHAVATALCERGVQVIMNQKKEYDMLKLRVPESSVAYLKFSSDETPQIWIGDIIDDKQQIRAPKGATFIPTSQFPLKRTRQDCTYLSNPAMKIPEAMQNVHTCENWLPRRVMSAWRVAGMVHALQGWDIHECGDDMMDIEKVWSAAIKHGFTPLSKA, encoded by the exons ATGGCAACACGGCCGGGTCCTTTGACCGAATGGCCATGGCACTGGATGGGCAGCTTCAAG TACCTGGTCTTAGCACCTGCGGCATTGCACACTGCGCACAGGGTGGTCACCAGTGGGTGGGGAGACATGGATACAGCATACACCACCATGCTACCAGCTCTGCTTCTGAGGATGATCCACAACCAGATCTGGATCAGCTTGTCTCGCCACCAAACCGCACGCAGGAAGCACATCATCGTTGACCGCGGTCTTGAATTCGAGCAGGTGGACCGGGAGAGCTCCTG GGATGACCAGATCATCCTCATGACGCTGTTTTTCTACTTGGCCTATGCAACCATCCCGAGCGTCAGGCTCATGCCAATGTGGGAAACAAAGGGAGCCATCATCATGGCGTTGCTTCACATAGGACCTGTTGAATTTCTCTATTACTGGTTCCACAGGGCGCTGCACCACCATTTCCTTTACTCTCGCTACCACTCACACCACCATGCCTCCATCGTCACAGAGCCCATAACCT CTGTCATCCATCCATTTGCTGAAATCTTAGCTTACTTCGTGTTATTTTCGATCCCCATGCTGATACCAATTTTTATGGGATATGGTTCTATCCTGGGCGTTGTCCTATACCTGGCTTACATCGACTTCATGAATAATATGGGACACTGCAACTTTGAGATGCTCCCAAAGTGGATATTCCAAGTTGTCCCTCCTCTCAAGTATCTCATGTACACTCCATC GTATCATTCTCTCCATCATACACAGTTTCGTACAAACTACTCATTGTTTATGCCATTCTATGACTACATATACAACACCATGGACAAGTCAACTGACGAGCTGTATGAGAGAACACTGATTGGAAAAGAGGAAACACCAGATGTCGTTCACTTGACGCATATCACCACCTTGCAATCGACTTATCATCTAAGGGTTGGGATTGCCTCTATAGCTTCTAAACCCTCAGATAACCCTGTATGGTATATGTGGATGATATGGCCAATGGCATGGCTGTCAATGGTACTGGCATGGGTTTATGGATCCTCTGCGTTTGTCGTCGAAAGTCTCAAACTGAAGAAGTTCAAGATGCAAACATGGGTGATACCAAGATACAACTTCCAA TATGGCCTGATTAGGGAGAGGGAATCCATCAACAAGTTAATTGAGAAGGCAATATTAGATGCGGATGGAAGAGGGGTCAAAGTGCTCAGTCTTGGACTCCTAAATCAG GCAAAACAActcaatggaagtggtgaactaTTTACAAATAAATATCCAGAATTAGGAGTTCGACTTGTTGATGGAAGTGGCTTAGCAACAGCAGTTGTTCTCAAGAGCATTCCTTCAGATACAAAGAGAGTTTTTCTCTGTGGAGGCAATTCTAAGGTAGAACACGCAGTAGCTACAGCTTTATGCGAAAGAGGTGTCCAG GTAATCATGAATCAAAAGAAAGAATATGACATGCTCAAGTTGCGAGTTCCAGAGAGCAGTGTTGCCTATCTGAAATTCTCCAGTGACGAAACACCGCAG ATCTGGATAGGAGATATTATAGATGATAAGCAACAAATCAGGGCACCAAAAGGAGCAACATTTATTCCCACATCACAGTTTCCCCTTAAAAGGACACGCCAGGATTGCACTTACTTGAGCAACCCTGCAATGAAGATCCCAGAGGCAATGCAGAACGTCCACACCTGTGAG AATTGGCTTCCAAGAAGGGTGATGAGCGCATGGCGTGTTGCTGGAATGGTACACGCACTACAAGGTTGGGACATCCATGAGTGCGGAGATGATATGATGGACATCGAGAAGGTCTGGTCGGCAGCTATTAAGCACGGATTCACTCCTCTGTCTAAAGCCTGA